A stretch of the Thunnus thynnus chromosome 7, fThuThy2.1, whole genome shotgun sequence genome encodes the following:
- the LOC137186849 gene encoding complement C1q tumor necrosis factor-related protein 3-like, which yields MRAIVLLFLLHAAFGEYKRYSWNGPVQETPKPNEAGLTDQTSCGCCLMQEHMQTMEWFFNITHEDMNKELMKAKMALNNMRASRSAFSVALNSDSTMKCDVPFTNKNIVYKHVFLNLGGGYDVQTGIFTVPRSGVYGLAVTLHGNAVFLGGRLSTCANLQVNTQVVATLLEQNSLDLEDSATVFVAVKLKAGDQVAVNLLKGCFICGDNNHYNTFTGFLLYSTD from the exons ATGAGAG CTATTGTGCTGCTGTTCTTGCTGCATGCAGCTTTTGGTGAGTATAAACGTTATTCCTGGAACGGACCTGTCCAAGAAACTCCAAAGCCTAATGAAG cggGTCTTACAGACCAGACGTCATGTGGCTGCTGTCTGATGCAGGAACACATGCAGACGATGGAGTGGTTCTTTAATATAACCCACGAAGATATGAACAAGGAGCTGATGAAAGCAAAAATGGCCCTCAACAATATGAGAG CCAGCCGCAGCGCCTTCTCCGTCGCTCTCAACAGTGACAGTACTATGAAGTGCGATGTCCCCTTCACTAACAAGAACATCGTCTACAAACACGTCTTCCTCAACCTGGGAGGCGGCTACGATGTGCAGACTGGTATCTTCACTGTTCCTCGCTCTGGTGTCTACGGCCTTGCTGTCACCCTCCACGGTAACGCTGTTTTCCTTGGTGGCAGATTGTCCACCTGCGCGAATCTGCAGGTGAACACGCAGGTGGTGGCTACACTCCTCGAACAAAACAGTTTGGACCTTGAAGACAGTGCCACTGTTTTTGTGGCTGTGAAACTCAAGGCCGGGGACCAGGTGGCTGTCAACCTGCTCAAAGGATGTTTCATTTGTGGTGACAACAACCACTATAACACTTTCACTGGCTTCCTGCTGTATTCTACTGACTAA
- the LOC137186707 gene encoding complement C1q-like protein 4, with translation MRAIILLCLLESAFVRAVDYSWTGPGKNTENPRTVNPNTDNVCLTDQASCGCCLMQQQIQRMKMFFNMSLNELEKELMKAKTVLNNVRASRSAFSVALTNEDNLNCFGPFRDDRLIVYKHVFINLGDGYNADNGIFTVPRSGVYSLALTVYSDAGSPGNSLAACAGLQVNNKVVAGPREKNMQDQEDSATIVVALHLKAGDQVAVNLPIGCFLCDDKSHYNTFTGFLLYATD, from the exons ATGCGAG CTATTATATTGCTATGTCTGTTGGAATCTGCATTCGTCCGGGCTGTTGATTATTCCTGGACTGGACCTGGAAAAAACACGGAAAATCCCAGAACTGTCAATCCCAACACAGACAATG tgtgtctGACGGACCAGGCGTCGTGCGGTTGCTGTCTGATGCAGCAGCAGATACAAAGgatgaaaatgttctttaacATGAGCCTCAATGAGCTGGAGAAAGAACTGATGAAAGCAAAAACTGTCCTGAATAATGTCAGAG CCAGCCGCAGCGCCTTCTCTGTCGCTTTAACCAATGAAGACAATTTGAACTGCTTTGGACCCTTCCGTGACGACAGGCTTATCGTCTACAAACATGTCTTCATCAACCTGGGAGATGGCTACAATGCGGACAACGGTATCTTCACTGTTCCCCGCTCTGGTGTCTACAGCCTCGCCCTCACCGTCTACAGCGACGCTGGTTCTCCTGGTAACAGCCTGGCCGCCTGCGCCGGTCTGCAGGTGAACAATAAGGTGGTGGCAGGCCCCAGAGAAAAGAATATGCAAGACCAAGAGGATAGCGCCACTATTGTTGTGGCCCTCCACCTGAAGGCTGGGGACCAGGTGGCTGTCAATCTTCCCATCGGATGTTTCCTCTGCGATGACAAGAGTCACTATAACACATTCACTGGCTTCCTGCTGTATGCCACAGACTAA
- the LOC137186850 gene encoding complement C1q-like protein 2 — MRAIVLLCLLEAAFADMIYHWDGPGRVAPDPNTGNACHTDPGSCGCCLMQQKIHRLKMYLNGTLNTLEKEYLEAKQSLHIIETSRTAFSVGLYSDDRAMCYGPYDFNSLIIYKQVFLNLGGNYNVETGIFTVPRSGVYILAVTIYSDAGAPGAKLAICTSLQVDGQVVVGTKDVNTYDQEDSATIVVALHLKAENQVAVNLPKGCFLCDDNSHYNTFSAFLLYATE; from the exons ATGAGAG cTATTGTATTGCTGTGTCTGCTGGAAGCAGCATTTGCTGATATGATCTATCACTGGGATGGACCTGGCCGTGTAGCACCGGACCCCAACACAGGCAATG CGTGTCACACAGACCCGGGGTCTTGTGGCTGCTGTCTGATGCAGCAAAAGATACACAGGCTGAAGATGTACTTAAACGGGACTCTGAATACCTTGGAGAAGGAATACTTAGAAGCAAAGCAAAGTCTCCACATTATTGAAA CCAGCCGCACCGCCTTCTCTGTTGGTCTATACAGTGATGATCGTGCTATGTGCTATGGCCCGTACGATTTCAACAGCCTCATCATCTACAAACAGGTCTTCCTTAACCTGGGTGGCAACTACAATGTGGAAACTGGTATCTTCACTGTTCCACGCTCTGGTGTGTACATCCTTGCCGTCACCATCTACAGTGACGCTGGAGCTCCTGGTGCCAAACTGGCCATCTGCACCAGTCTGCAGGTTGACGGCCAGGTGGTGGTCGGAACCAAAGACGTAAATACATATGACCAAGAGGACAGTGCCACTATTGTTGTGGCCCTCCACTTGAAGGCTGAGAACCAGGTGGCTGTCAACCTGCCCAAAGGCTGCTTCCTCTGTGATGACAACAGCCACTATAACACTTTCAGTGCCTTTCTGCTTTATGCTACTGAATAA